One stretch of Paenibacillus sp. AN1007 DNA includes these proteins:
- a CDS encoding FAD-dependent oxidoreductase — MAAAFSAAQRNETMERMANAHFDVLIIGGGITGAGIALDAVSRGLKTALVEMQDFAAGTSSRSTKLVHGGLRYLKQFEVKMVAEVGRERAVVYENGPHVTTPEPMLLPIYTDGTFGRFSTSIGLMVYDRLAGVKRSERRQMLNASNTSASEPLLRTQGLLGGGRYVEYRTDDARLTIEVMKEAVKRGAEAINYVRATSFLKEDGVITGIHAVDQLSGNDCTLRAKKVINASGPWVDTLREVDGSRQGKTLQMTKGIHLVFDSARFPLRQAVYFDTPDGRMVFAVPRDGKAYVGTTDTVYRDDPAHPQITEADRDYVIDAINFMFPDVHIGRDDVESGWAGVRPLIHEEGKGPSEISRKDEVWVSDSGLITIAGGKLTGYRKMAEMVVDLAARQLQQEFGYTSGPCVTKQMPISGGDVGGSAGYVSYTERKIKDGVALGLDRTAAERIARTYGSNADALYERMPDPRTKAELHGMPQELLLMLRYAMEEEMAVTPADFWVRRTGDLFFRIDEVRRYKSAVSTYMADRLGWSEQQTAAYAKELDQLLLEASGRN, encoded by the coding sequence ATGGCAGCAGCGTTCTCGGCAGCACAGCGAAATGAAACGATGGAACGAATGGCGAATGCACATTTTGACGTATTGATTATTGGCGGCGGTATCACGGGTGCGGGAATCGCACTGGATGCTGTATCCCGCGGATTAAAAACAGCACTCGTCGAAATGCAGGATTTTGCGGCAGGTACATCCAGTCGATCCACAAAACTGGTTCATGGCGGGCTGCGTTACTTGAAGCAGTTTGAAGTGAAGATGGTAGCTGAGGTTGGACGGGAGCGGGCGGTTGTTTATGAGAATGGTCCGCATGTGACAACACCTGAACCGATGCTGCTTCCGATTTACACGGACGGCACGTTTGGCCGATTCAGTACATCGATCGGTTTGATGGTGTACGACCGACTTGCTGGTGTGAAGCGCAGCGAACGGCGGCAGATGCTGAATGCCAGCAATACATCGGCAAGTGAACCTCTGCTGCGGACACAGGGGCTGCTGGGCGGCGGACGGTATGTGGAGTATCGGACAGATGATGCCAGACTAACCATCGAAGTCATGAAGGAAGCGGTCAAACGAGGAGCGGAAGCCATTAACTATGTGAGGGCAACCTCCTTCCTGAAGGAGGATGGCGTCATTACGGGAATCCATGCCGTGGATCAGTTGAGCGGAAACGACTGCACGCTTCGAGCTAAAAAAGTAATCAATGCTTCAGGCCCCTGGGTGGATACCCTTCGTGAAGTGGATGGCTCACGCCAAGGCAAAACGCTGCAGATGACCAAAGGTATCCATCTGGTATTTGACAGCGCACGTTTTCCACTGCGGCAGGCGGTTTATTTTGATACACCGGATGGACGCATGGTATTTGCCGTACCGCGGGATGGCAAAGCGTATGTGGGTACAACCGATACGGTGTACCGTGATGACCCGGCGCATCCCCAGATTACAGAGGCTGACCGAGATTACGTCATCGATGCGATCAACTTTATGTTCCCGGATGTTCACATTGGCCGGGATGATGTGGAGTCCGGTTGGGCAGGCGTCCGTCCGCTGATCCATGAGGAGGGCAAAGGTCCATCCGAGATTTCACGCAAGGATGAAGTTTGGGTATCCGATTCCGGTCTGATTACGATTGCCGGAGGTAAACTTACGGGATATCGCAAAATGGCCGAGATGGTAGTTGATCTGGCTGCACGTCAGCTGCAGCAGGAATTTGGGTACACTTCCGGACCGTGTGTGACCAAACAGATGCCGATCTCTGGAGGAGATGTGGGCGGTTCGGCCGGATACGTGTCATATACTGAACGGAAGATCAAGGACGGCGTTGCGCTTGGTCTGGATCGAACCGCGGCGGAGCGAATTGCTCGTACGTATGGCTCCAATGCAGATGCGCTGTATGAACGCATGCCTGATCCTCGTACCAAGGCCGAGCTTCACGGCATGCCGCAGGAGCTGTTGCTGATGCTGCGTTATGCGATGGAGGAAGAGATGGCGGTTACACCAGCCGACTTCTGGGTACGCAGAACGGGAGATTTATTTTTCCGTATCGATGAGGTTCGCCGTTATAAATCTGCAGTCAGCACGTATATGGCAGATCGGCTTGGCTGGTCAGAGCAGCAGACCGCAGCTTATGCGAAGGAACTGGATCAGCTGCTGCTGGAAGCATCCGGAAGGAACTAG
- a CDS encoding glycerol-3-phosphate responsive antiterminator, with protein MVFEAQRILPAAKSMKQFEAIIEGPYTYGVMLETHIAQLQSMMEQARRYGKKILLHADLVQGLKNDEFAAEYLCQHIRPAGLISTRASVIQKAKQKGITAIQRVFLLDTHALEKSYLLLAKTQPDYIEVLPGVIPHIIAEVSERTGIPIIAGGLIRTPEEVELALGVGAAAVTTSNDDLIKHFKKSLTT; from the coding sequence GTGGTATTTGAGGCACAGCGTATTTTGCCAGCTGCGAAGAGCATGAAGCAGTTTGAAGCGATAATCGAAGGCCCTTATACATACGGGGTCATGCTGGAGACGCATATTGCACAGCTGCAGAGCATGATGGAGCAGGCGAGGCGGTATGGGAAAAAGATTCTGCTGCATGCCGATTTGGTACAGGGTCTGAAAAATGATGAGTTTGCCGCAGAGTATCTGTGTCAGCATATCCGTCCGGCAGGACTGATTTCCACACGGGCCAGCGTGATCCAGAAAGCAAAACAAAAAGGCATCACAGCAATTCAGCGGGTGTTTCTGCTGGACACACACGCGCTTGAAAAGAGTTACCTGCTGCTGGCCAAAACACAGCCTGACTACATCGAGGTATTGCCGGGCGTCATTCCGCATATTATTGCGGAGGTATCGGAACGCACGGGCATTCCAATCATTGCAGGTGGACTGATTCGCACACCCGAAGAAGTGGAGCTTGCACTTGGGGTAGGAGCGGCGGCAGTGACGACGTCGAATGATGATTTGATTAAACATTTCAAGAAATCGCTTACAACATAA
- the gntK gene encoding gluconokinase, giving the protein MAASPYMIGVDIGTTSTKAVLFKQDGSIVAQGSADYPLYTPTPAIAEQDAEDIFQAVIASVQQATSKAGVKPDDILFVSFSSAMHSILPVDAHGTPLMRAMTWADNRSAEWTEALKSEMNGHEIYLRTGTPIHPMSPLTKIMWLTREEPDMFRQTHKFISMKEYVFYKLFSTFVIDHSMASATGLMNLEKLDWDAEALHAAGITPEHLSTLVPTTHVLKEGLHPEYAKAMGIAESTPFVIGASDGVLSNLGVNAIDPGIVAVTIGTSGAIRTVVDKPVTDPKGRFFCYALTEDQWVIGGPVNNGGVIFRWIRDEFAASEVETAKRLGIDPYEVLTRVAENVPPGSEGLLFHPYMTGERAPLWNPNARGSFFGLTLHHKKEHMIRAALEGVLFNLYTVMLAIEEKIGRPKKIQATGGFARSELWRQMMADIFDQDVIIPESIESSCLGAAVLGLYATGRIDSLHAVSGMIGSTHRHQPQPDSVRVYRELLPIFIRISRKFEEEYADIAAFQSRLMQERED; this is encoded by the coding sequence ATGGCAGCTTCACCTTATATGATCGGTGTAGATATCGGTACAACCTCCACCAAGGCTGTACTGTTCAAGCAGGACGGCAGTATCGTGGCGCAAGGCAGTGCAGACTATCCGCTCTATACCCCAACGCCTGCGATTGCAGAGCAGGATGCGGAGGATATTTTTCAGGCAGTCATCGCATCTGTACAGCAGGCCACTTCCAAAGCCGGGGTGAAGCCGGACGACATCCTATTTGTCTCATTCAGTTCCGCGATGCACAGCATCCTGCCTGTAGACGCTCATGGCACACCGCTGATGCGAGCGATGACATGGGCAGATAATCGCAGCGCCGAATGGACGGAAGCGCTCAAATCAGAGATGAACGGACATGAAATCTACCTGCGAACCGGCACACCGATTCATCCGATGTCTCCCTTAACCAAAATCATGTGGCTCACCCGGGAAGAGCCGGACATGTTTCGGCAAACACATAAATTCATCTCCATGAAGGAGTATGTATTCTACAAGCTGTTCTCTACGTTCGTTATTGACCATTCCATGGCTTCGGCTACCGGGCTTATGAATCTGGAAAAGCTCGACTGGGATGCAGAGGCACTGCATGCCGCAGGCATTACGCCAGAACATCTGTCCACCCTTGTGCCGACGACTCATGTCTTAAAAGAGGGACTCCACCCCGAGTATGCCAAAGCGATGGGCATTGCCGAGTCAACTCCGTTTGTCATTGGTGCAAGTGATGGCGTGCTCTCTAATCTGGGCGTGAACGCCATTGATCCAGGGATCGTTGCCGTGACCATCGGCACCAGCGGCGCCATCCGTACGGTCGTAGATAAACCGGTGACTGATCCCAAAGGGCGTTTCTTCTGCTATGCGCTTACCGAAGACCAATGGGTAATCGGCGGCCCGGTGAACAATGGCGGAGTGATCTTTCGCTGGATTCGCGATGAGTTTGCTGCCTCTGAGGTGGAGACGGCCAAACGTCTTGGCATTGACCCCTATGAAGTCCTCACACGTGTCGCCGAAAATGTACCGCCGGGTTCGGAGGGACTGCTGTTTCACCCGTATATGACAGGAGAGCGTGCCCCGCTATGGAACCCGAATGCACGGGGCTCATTCTTTGGACTGACGCTGCATCATAAGAAGGAACATATGATTCGCGCTGCACTGGAAGGTGTACTGTTTAATCTGTATACAGTGATGCTCGCGATTGAAGAGAAGATTGGCCGTCCGAAAAAAATCCAAGCTACCGGCGGCTTCGCCCGCTCCGAACTGTGGCGGCAGATGATGGCTGACATCTTTGATCAGGATGTGATCATCCCCGAAAGCATCGAAAGCTCCTGTCTTGGCGCTGCCGTGCTCGGCCTGTATGCCACTGGCCGTATCGATTCCCTTCATGCCGTCTCTGGCATGATTGGATCAACACACCGCCATCAGCCGCAGCCGGACAGTGTGCGCGTGTATCGCGAACTGCTGCCTATTTTCATCCGCATCTCACGTAAATTTGAAGAAGAATACGCCGATATTGCTGCATTCCAGAGCCGATTGATGCAGGAACGAGAAGATTGA
- a CDS encoding sugar ABC transporter permease: MSPDSGPFHPDLDRQKSLWARIWEHRALYAAISPFYILFAVFGLFPIAFSLYLAFHKWDGIGVMTYNGLNNFKYMLTDAEFWQAVGNTFMIWIYSTIPMLFFALIIAFLLHAPFVKFRTLFRVGYFLPNVTSIVAVAIIFGALFANNYGFLNYLLQSIGLPVVEWLNAPWGIKVAISSMVVWRWTGYNAIIYLAGLQSIPQTLYEAAKIDGASAVQSFFRITIPMLRPVILFTVITSTIGGMQLFTEPQVLVGNDGGSGAAGMTIVLYLYRESFINNYFGYGAAVGWGMFLIIALFSIVNWKLVQGKSS; encoded by the coding sequence ATGTCGCCTGATTCCGGACCGTTCCATCCCGATCTGGATCGGCAAAAATCGCTCTGGGCCCGCATATGGGAGCATCGTGCACTCTATGCTGCCATCTCGCCTTTTTACATTCTGTTTGCCGTGTTCGGACTGTTCCCGATCGCCTTCTCGCTCTATCTGGCCTTCCACAAATGGGATGGCATCGGTGTCATGACCTATAACGGTTTGAACAATTTCAAATACATGCTTACAGATGCTGAATTCTGGCAGGCAGTCGGTAACACGTTTATGATCTGGATCTATTCGACGATTCCGATGCTCTTCTTTGCACTCATTATTGCGTTCCTGCTGCATGCTCCCTTCGTCAAGTTCCGCACCCTGTTCCGGGTTGGTTACTTTCTGCCTAACGTTACGTCCATTGTGGCCGTAGCGATCATCTTCGGTGCACTTTTTGCAAACAATTACGGCTTCCTTAACTATTTGCTGCAGTCGATCGGTCTTCCGGTGGTCGAATGGCTGAATGCACCATGGGGCATCAAAGTGGCCATTTCCTCCATGGTTGTGTGGCGATGGACGGGATATAACGCCATTATCTATCTGGCTGGACTTCAGAGCATCCCGCAGACACTGTACGAAGCAGCCAAAATCGATGGTGCATCTGCTGTCCAGTCCTTCTTCCGCATTACGATTCCGATGCTGCGTCCAGTCATTCTGTTCACAGTGATTACATCTACGATTGGCGGCATGCAGCTGTTCACCGAACCTCAGGTACTGGTGGGGAATGATGGTGGATCGGGAGCGGCAGGTATGACGATTGTGCTGTATCTGTACCGCGAGTCCTTCATTAACAATTATTTCGGATACGGCGCTGCCGTTGGCTGGGGCATGTTCCTGATCATCGCGCTGTTCTCCATCGTGAACTGGAAGCTTGTTCAAGGCAAATCATCCTGA
- a CDS encoding metalloregulator ArsR/SmtB family transcription factor — MRTLPIPTASEMNLTRVCNALGDPIRMKIAHCLASSGEKNCSAFEVDHISKSTLSHHIKLLREAGIIQPRIEGKHHFYSLRKDDLNARFPGLVAMILDTTV; from the coding sequence ATGAGAACTTTACCGATACCCACAGCTTCGGAGATGAACCTGACTAGGGTCTGCAATGCACTTGGTGACCCGATACGCATGAAAATTGCACATTGTCTGGCCAGCTCGGGCGAAAAGAACTGCTCGGCTTTCGAAGTAGACCACATCTCCAAATCGACGTTGTCCCACCATATCAAATTGCTGCGCGAAGCCGGTATAATCCAGCCGCGCATTGAAGGCAAACACCACTTTTATTCACTTCGAAAGGATGATCTGAACGCACGCTTTCCCGGCCTTGTCGCGATGATTCTGGACACAACCGTTTAA
- a CDS encoding extracellular solute-binding protein, which yields MIRRKRTCWTAMIMACVLLISGCSVWPGQDDAASSKKVALTLWYWNRSIDDKLIARAKEKFPNIELTAQKIGGDFKAKLKTTLAARSGEPDIVALNDWIMELFPSEDRFYNLYDLGAGEVEDQYLPWKWKQGVTPNGQMIGFPMDTGPTALFYRADLFKEAGLPSEPEEVARQIDNWDAYAAAGEKIKEKFDGKVFLTDNIGSVYSQVLSQASERYFRPDGSFIGMDSPAVRTSWDTAVAFKQKGLLANADGWTPAWNAAMNNGEIASFVGAVWMKQVLQEAAPDTSGQWRVTRAPGGDGNNGGSFLSILKSSKHPKEAFELIRWLQSPENQLEQYQTLNLFPSAPGVFDKPALKEKETFFGGQATGTVFAESAQHVPDAFFGERYPSVHNIITRRLNDIAKQNADPQQVWSDTVHRVEREAASVKA from the coding sequence ATGATCCGCCGGAAAAGAACCTGCTGGACAGCCATGATCATGGCCTGTGTCCTGCTTATCAGCGGATGCTCCGTCTGGCCGGGACAGGATGATGCAGCATCCAGCAAAAAGGTAGCGCTCACACTCTGGTATTGGAACCGATCGATCGATGACAAACTCATTGCCAGGGCCAAGGAGAAGTTCCCGAATATTGAATTGACTGCCCAGAAGATTGGCGGTGATTTCAAAGCGAAGCTCAAAACCACCCTTGCTGCACGTTCAGGCGAACCTGATATTGTGGCGCTCAACGATTGGATCATGGAATTGTTCCCGAGCGAGGATCGCTTCTATAACCTGTACGATCTGGGCGCAGGAGAGGTCGAGGATCAGTATCTGCCGTGGAAATGGAAGCAGGGCGTGACGCCAAACGGACAGATGATCGGATTCCCGATGGACACGGGTCCGACAGCTCTTTTCTATCGTGCAGACCTCTTCAAAGAGGCTGGCCTGCCATCCGAACCTGAAGAAGTTGCACGCCAGATCGATAACTGGGATGCTTATGCTGCTGCCGGAGAGAAAATCAAGGAGAAATTCGATGGAAAGGTCTTTCTGACCGACAATATTGGAAGCGTTTACAGTCAAGTGTTGTCCCAAGCATCAGAACGATACTTCCGCCCGGATGGGTCATTTATCGGCATGGATTCTCCTGCTGTACGCACAAGCTGGGATACAGCGGTTGCTTTTAAGCAAAAAGGGCTGCTCGCTAACGCTGACGGCTGGACACCCGCCTGGAATGCAGCAATGAATAACGGGGAGATCGCCTCCTTCGTCGGAGCAGTCTGGATGAAGCAGGTTCTTCAGGAGGCCGCACCGGACACTTCAGGCCAATGGCGTGTTACCCGCGCTCCCGGAGGAGACGGCAATAACGGCGGCTCCTTTCTCTCTATTCTGAAATCGAGCAAGCATCCGAAGGAAGCTTTCGAATTGATTCGCTGGCTGCAAAGTCCCGAGAACCAACTGGAGCAGTACCAGACACTCAACCTGTTCCCGTCAGCTCCAGGTGTGTTTGATAAACCCGCTCTGAAGGAGAAGGAAACTTTCTTCGGCGGGCAGGCGACAGGGACGGTATTTGCCGAATCGGCACAGCATGTGCCGGATGCTTTTTTTGGCGAACGATATCCCTCGGTCCACAACATCATCACGCGGCGGCTGAACGATATAGCCAAACAGAATGCCGATCCGCAGCAGGTCTGGTCGGATACGGTACACCGCGTCGAGCGGGAAGCTGCGAGCGTTAAGGCTTGA
- the glpK gene encoding glycerol kinase GlpK yields the protein MEKFILALDQGTTSSRAILFNHSGEIVHTAQQEFPQYFPKPGWVEQNANEIWSSILAVMASCLAESGIKPAQIAGIGITNQRETAVVWDKQTGRPIYNAVVWQSRQTASICEALKTQGLDDLFHQKTGLLIDPYFSGTKVKWILDHVPGARERAEKGELLFGTIDSWLIWKLSGGTHVTDVSNASRTLMYNIYELQWDDELLDILDIPKAMLPEVRGSSEIYAHTTDYHFFGHRVPIAGAAGDQQAALFGQRCYTQGSMKNTYGTGCFMLMNTGEKPVHSDHGLITTIAWGVDGKVQYALEGSIFVAGSAVQWLRDGLRMLRSSKDSEDYAKRVPSTEGVYMVPAFVGLGSPYWDSDVKGAVFGLTRGTTKEHFIRATLEALAYQTKDVLEAMVTDSGYPVDTLRVDGGAAANDFLMQFQSDMLGIPVERPSVNETTALGAAYLAGLAVGFWSGVDELNQHDHTERVFESVMAEQEREQLYSGWQRAIKAAMAF from the coding sequence ATGGAAAAATTCATTTTGGCTCTGGATCAGGGCACAACAAGCTCCCGGGCTATTCTTTTTAACCACAGTGGAGAGATTGTACATACTGCACAGCAGGAGTTCCCGCAGTACTTTCCCAAGCCGGGCTGGGTTGAGCAGAATGCCAATGAAATCTGGAGTTCTATTCTGGCTGTGATGGCCTCATGTTTGGCGGAGAGCGGCATCAAACCCGCACAGATTGCGGGTATCGGCATCACGAATCAACGTGAAACTGCGGTGGTATGGGATAAACAAACCGGCAGACCGATCTATAACGCGGTGGTGTGGCAGTCGAGACAGACGGCATCCATCTGTGAGGCGTTGAAAACGCAGGGGCTGGACGACCTGTTTCATCAGAAAACAGGTTTGCTGATCGATCCATATTTTTCGGGCACGAAAGTAAAATGGATTCTGGATCATGTCCCTGGTGCCCGTGAACGGGCGGAGAAAGGGGAGCTGCTGTTTGGCACCATCGACAGCTGGTTGATCTGGAAACTCAGTGGCGGCACACATGTCACAGATGTATCCAACGCTTCGCGCACATTGATGTATAACATCTATGAACTGCAGTGGGATGATGAGCTGCTGGATATTCTGGATATCCCTAAGGCGATGCTGCCCGAAGTGCGGGGGTCATCGGAAATTTATGCACATACGACGGATTATCACTTCTTTGGTCACCGTGTCCCCATTGCCGGAGCGGCAGGGGATCAGCAGGCTGCTCTGTTTGGTCAACGATGTTACACTCAGGGCAGTATGAAAAATACATATGGTACCGGATGTTTCATGCTTATGAACACTGGTGAGAAACCGGTACACTCGGACCATGGGCTGATTACAACGATTGCCTGGGGGGTGGATGGGAAAGTTCAATATGCGCTGGAAGGCAGTATTTTTGTGGCAGGGTCTGCGGTACAGTGGCTGCGAGACGGCCTGCGCATGCTCCGCTCGTCCAAAGACAGTGAGGATTATGCGAAGCGGGTGCCCTCGACGGAGGGAGTTTATATGGTGCCCGCCTTTGTGGGACTCGGCAGTCCATATTGGGACAGTGATGTGAAGGGAGCAGTATTTGGCTTGACCCGAGGTACAACCAAGGAACATTTCATTCGGGCCACGCTAGAAGCACTGGCTTACCAGACCAAGGATGTCCTGGAGGCGATGGTAACCGACTCAGGATATCCCGTAGATACGCTGCGTGTAGATGGCGGCGCTGCAGCGAACGATTTTCTGATGCAGTTCCAGAGTGACATGCTGGGCATACCCGTGGAGCGCCCATCGGTTAATGAAACGACGGCCCTCGGAGCAGCCTATCTGGCAGGATTAGCCGTCGGATTCTGGTCAGGTGTAGACGAATTGAATCAGCATGATCATACCGAACGAGTCTTTGAATCTGTGATGGCTGAACAGGAGCGGGAGCAGTTGTATTCTGGCTGGCAGCGTGCGATTAAGGCAGCGATGGCCTTTTAA
- a CDS encoding carbohydrate ABC transporter permease — protein sequence MASKHLKSLVLYTGLIGGMLISMFPFYWLIVMSTRTTSDIYKFPPQLWFGGELWNNITRVLQQIDFWGAFLNTLFVSGVVTILVLFFDSLAGFAFAKFEFPGKKWLFVLLLATMMVPSQLSLVPSFVLMAAFGWVGSFKALIIPGMVNAFGIFWIRQYATESIPNDLLDAGRIDGCNFFRLYWNVALPILRPAFAFLGAFTFIGVWNDYLWPLIVLTDARKYTLQIALSQLNGLYNTDYAMVIAGTLLAVLPLIIMFLFISRQFISDIAAGAVKD from the coding sequence ATGGCGTCCAAACATCTCAAGTCGCTGGTGCTGTATACCGGCCTGATCGGTGGCATGCTCATATCCATGTTCCCGTTCTATTGGCTGATTGTTATGTCTACACGAACCACGTCCGATATCTACAAGTTTCCACCCCAGCTCTGGTTCGGCGGTGAGCTGTGGAACAATATTACGCGAGTACTGCAGCAGATTGATTTCTGGGGAGCTTTTCTAAATACTCTTTTTGTGTCAGGTGTAGTGACCATTCTCGTGTTGTTCTTTGATTCACTGGCAGGTTTTGCGTTTGCGAAGTTTGAGTTTCCCGGTAAAAAATGGCTCTTCGTCCTGCTGCTCGCCACCATGATGGTGCCTTCCCAGCTGTCGCTGGTCCCTTCCTTCGTACTGATGGCCGCGTTCGGCTGGGTGGGTTCCTTCAAAGCCCTCATTATTCCGGGCATGGTCAACGCCTTCGGCATCTTCTGGATTAGGCAGTACGCGACGGAATCCATTCCGAACGATCTGCTGGATGCGGGGCGCATCGACGGCTGTAATTTCTTTCGCTTATATTGGAACGTAGCACTGCCCATTCTGCGGCCTGCGTTCGCTTTCCTTGGTGCATTCACTTTTATCGGAGTCTGGAACGACTATCTGTGGCCTTTAATCGTACTGACGGACGCACGCAAATACACACTCCAAATCGCGCTGTCTCAATTAAACGGACTGTATAATACGGACTATGCGATGGTCATTGCAGGCACACTGCTCGCCGTCCTTCCACTGATCATCATGTTCCTGTTTATCAGCCGCCAATTTATCTCGGACATTGCTGCAGGTGCGGTCAAGGACTAA
- a CDS encoding nuclear transport factor 2 family protein: MTNTAAGIHNSNNSNNQGTELSHPDVHSNGSSDANGLNTSSTSAVNTAASITMLNNYFRLFDASRTDKRAMQDLLSLFTPDAEIVLNGTSHTGFEGFMKAFYDYNQDIKHMWDAWVLQPDGSYQTNWAVCGQAADGTVYAKSGIDIARVNEAGQIVYLENVQTDENAFSKYNS, translated from the coding sequence ATGACGAATACAGCAGCAGGAATTCACAACAGTAATAATAGTAATAACCAAGGTACAGAGTTGAGTCATCCAGACGTTCATTCAAATGGCAGCAGTGATGCCAATGGATTAAACACCAGCAGCACCAGTGCTGTAAATACGGCAGCAAGCATCACGATGTTAAATAACTATTTCCGTTTATTTGATGCTTCACGTACAGACAAGCGGGCTATGCAGGACTTGTTATCCTTGTTTACCCCGGATGCCGAGATTGTGTTAAATGGTACCAGTCATACTGGGTTTGAGGGCTTTATGAAGGCCTTTTATGATTACAACCAAGATATTAAACATATGTGGGATGCGTGGGTGCTTCAGCCAGATGGCAGTTACCAGACGAACTGGGCAGTGTGTGGACAAGCGGCAGATGGCACGGTGTATGCAAAGTCAGGCATAGATATTGCACGTGTGAATGAAGCGGGGCAGATCGTGTATCTGGAGAACGTGCAGACGGACGAGAATGCATTCAGCAAATATAATTCATAA
- a CDS encoding GTP cyclohydrolase II, with product MINSHIIQLLAPKIQTFPSGKEFIHLVGPIKLPVNLDGETRTFQWYSWLKTDKAMDSGELIASLADAELAERQQSSVLVYGDFAEAQEALIRMHSICHTGDIFGSKRCDCGFQLEQSMKMIAAHGAGALFYLANHEGRGIGLFSKAMAYILQEEGLDTVDANLQLGFTDDARNYDDAIAVLRALRSAPVTLITNNPRKLAALQEAGLNVGGRVPLWGDRSAYNEKYLQTKVNRSGHLAAGDGWVQDEARIPHAQA from the coding sequence ATGATCAATTCACATATTATTCAACTGCTTGCCCCCAAAATCCAGACTTTTCCGAGTGGAAAAGAATTCATACACCTGGTAGGCCCGATTAAGCTGCCGGTCAATCTGGATGGCGAAACCAGAACATTCCAGTGGTACAGCTGGCTGAAGACGGACAAAGCGATGGACAGCGGGGAGCTGATCGCGTCTCTAGCAGATGCTGAACTGGCAGAACGCCAGCAATCCAGCGTGCTGGTGTATGGTGATTTTGCCGAGGCGCAGGAGGCTCTTATTCGTATGCACAGCATCTGCCACACGGGTGATATTTTTGGCAGCAAACGCTGTGACTGCGGCTTCCAACTGGAACAGTCCATGAAGATGATCGCAGCTCACGGCGCAGGTGCATTGTTCTATCTTGCAAATCACGAAGGACGAGGCATTGGCCTGTTCAGCAAAGCAATGGCTTACATTTTGCAGGAAGAAGGCCTGGATACGGTGGATGCGAACCTGCAGCTTGGGTTCACGGATGATGCGCGTAATTATGACGATGCCATTGCTGTACTGCGTGCACTTCGCTCGGCTCCGGTTACACTGATTACAAACAATCCGCGCAAGCTGGCAGCGCTGCAGGAAGCAGGGCTCAATGTGGGCGGACGTGTTCCGCTGTGGGGAGACCGTTCGGCTTATAACGAGAAGTATTTGCAGACGAAAGTGAATCGTTCCGGTCATTTGGCAGCAGGTGATGGCTGGGTACAGGATGAGGCACGAATCCCACACGCTCAGGCTTGA